The following DNA comes from Capsicum annuum cultivar UCD-10X-F1 chromosome 7, UCD10Xv1.1, whole genome shotgun sequence.
TATCCATTTATTTTGTGAACTTCTACAACCGGAATTTCATCTGGCATCACCACAACctcatgcttttttttttttctcacttgTCAGGAGGAATCGAAACTGGATCCATTACTGAAATTTACGGAGAGTTCCGATGTGGAAAGACTCAGCTGTGTCACACACTATGTGTCACTTGTCAAGTACGATAACCCAGacaatgttttttttattttgaaaccccaTAAATTAAGGTGCTACAAATTGTAATTTGTAACAATGTTCATTTAAATATCATTCTTTTTCTGTCATCTCAGCTTCCATTAGATCAAGGAGGTGGTGAAGGGAAAGCAATGTACATTGATGCAGAAGGTACTTTCAGGCCACAAAGACTTTTACAAATTGCAGACAGGTCTTCTACTTGTAATCTCAACTCACATTTTTTCTTGTATTATGAAGTTCAAATTTGTCATTGGTGGTGTAAATGCTGCAGGTTTGGATTGAATGGTCCTGATGTTTTGGAGAATGTAGCCTACGCTCGAGCTTATAATACTGATCATCAATCAAGGCTTTTGCTGGAAGCAGCTTCAATGATGGTGGAGACCAGGTTAACTTTTACCTTGATATGCTTATAATAGTAGTTGCTGTAGTTGATAGCTTCCTCTTGGTTTTTCTATTCTACAAAATGAACTTTTCTCCAAATTCCTCTGCTCTTCTTTGATGTTTTCCCTCTCTTGCTTCTGAGTGTCTGTGTTACTTTGAGCAAGAAAATGTGCTAGATTGTAGCTTAGAGAAAATTCTAACTCTTGATCTGTATGTTGGAGGGTTCTAGTTTGAAGCTGCTCTCAATTTGTTTGATTATGTCCATCTTACATCTAATGCATGTTTGGATTCATCTTATCTTTATTAGAAGTGTCCTCTTACCTTTGTCAAACAAATAATCTTTTTGAAGTGTTTTAGAATTAACTCAAGATGTGAGGTTAACGGACAACAATAAAAAATTTGCTTCCTGAATGTGGTGTAAATTCATGAACTTGTGGCTTTGTCAGTTATTTGGCTTCATTAGGAATAAAAAAGACCTCTATGGAAGCTTAACTATGAAACCTGTTTTGATCAAGCAGGTTTGCTCTTATGATTGTGGACAGTGCTACTGCCCTTTATAGGACTGACTTCTCCGGGAGAGGAGAGTTGTCTGCCAGGCAGATGCATCTTGCAAAGTTTCTGAGAAGCCTTCAGAAGTTAGCAGATGAGGTAGTTTAGCATGTCCATTGTTTGTGCTCATTACCCAAAATGGAGTCTCCTCCTCTCTGCTTCTCTGTTTTGGTGGTGGTAAATGTTTCAGTATTAAGATTAGGTGTTCTTGACTTACCTTTTCTGTCAATCCTTTACTTTGACACTTGCAGTTTGGTGTTGCTGTTGTTATTACTAACCAAGTCGTTGCTCAAGTGGATGGTTCTGCTGTATTTGCTGGGCCTCAAATAAAACCCATTGGTGGAAACATCATGGCCCATGCTTCTACTACAAGGTATGTGTAATAGTACAACTACCACTTGCGGGCTTGCTGCTTATCTTGATAGCTgaaattttcctcttttttttattaCTTCTGACAGACTAGCTCTGAGGAAAGGTAGAGCGGAGGAGCGGATTTGTAAAGTAGTCAGTTCACCATGCTTAGCTGAAGCTGAAGCAAGATTTCAAATTTCTGCTGAAGGGGTCACTGATGTAAAGGACTAACTGTGACAGCAAATTGTCTActagtattattttttgttttctactGTGGAGTACATTTTGTCATCATTTTAAAGGggtcaataaaagaaaatatgttgTATGAATTCACTACACATTTTGTAGAACAATATTCCTTCTACTAGTAATTGCGGTTTTCTTTATTCATCTTTGTGGCATCTCATTCTATATATTAGATTTGTTTAGGAGAACGGTAACTGAAgaacctaaaaataaaagaaaagggtaCAATTTGTTATACTTATAAGTTTGCtcaattttgtttttgtttttgtttttataatgtcttttcattattttgtgttctgagctggggtctatcggaaataaccttcGTCTACTTCATTTGAGACAATGGACCTGTATAGAGACTTTACTTTGTGGGAAAGCACAAagtatgttgttgtatttaaaAAGAGGGTTGGAAAGGAGAAGGGAAATTCTTCAAGTTGTGAAGTGCCATGAGTCATTTTAATTCAGTAGTAAATAAGAACGGAAGTAAGTGAGCGGTCATTGGAGTAGGGTTGCTGTCTTTCTGATGAACAAAGCTGCCAGGAGAAGGTTCTATTCCATAGTTGATTAGATGGGGCTCTCTGATCACCCTTCTGTGTTCCTcctttcattttaaaataattgaattgttggaatatgacatatattttaagaaaaaataagacaGACATAAATTGgtcatgttttttcattttttcccttttcaaatTCCAAAACATTAGTAATGATCATTGAAACTCATTCCTGAAAATTTAATTATTGAAgggtaaaattaaattttttttctaacatctATCTTGAATAAtgaacaatt
Coding sequences within:
- the LOC107877119 gene encoding DNA repair protein RAD51 homolog; translated protein: MEQQQRNQNGELEDIQHGPFPVEQLQASGIAALDVKKLKDAGLCTVESVVYAPRKELLHIKGISEAKVDKIIEAASKLVPLGFTSASQLHAQRLEIIQITSGSKELDKILEGGIETGSITEIYGEFRCGKTQLCHTLCVTCQLPLDQGGGEGKAMYIDAEGTFRPQRLLQIADRFGLNGPDVLENVAYARAYNTDHQSRLLLEAASMMVETRFALMIVDSATALYRTDFSGRGELSARQMHLAKFLRSLQKLADEFGVAVVITNQVVAQVDGSAVFAGPQIKPIGGNIMAHASTTRLALRKGRAEERICKVVSSPCLAEAEARFQISAEGVTDVKD